Proteins encoded in a region of the Podarcis muralis chromosome 6, rPodMur119.hap1.1, whole genome shotgun sequence genome:
- the DUSP28 gene encoding dual specificity phosphatase 28 translates to MLTLCKVTDSLFISNSRSACDENLLVQERITFCVNVSRQQPFPSFQQVQTLRVPVFDDPSEDLYRYFERCSDAIEGAVQSGGKCLVYCKNGRSRSAAICTAYLMKHQNLSLKDAFEIVKMARPVAEPNVGFWSQLQKYEGHLQMQHQMDPSRKITSQ, encoded by the exons ATGTTGACCCTCTGCAAGGTCACCGATTCTCTGTTCATTAGCAATTCCAGGTCAGCCTGCGATGAGAATCTCCTCGTTCAAGAGAGGATTACGTTCTGTGTCAATGTCTCCAGGCAGCAGCCCTTCCCGAGCTTTCAGCAAGTCCAGACGTTGAGGGTCCCCGTCTTTGATGATCCCTCAGAGGACCTGTATCGATACTTTGAGCGCTGCAGCGATGCCATAGAGGGCGCAGTCCAGAGTGGTGGGAAGTGCTTAGTGTACTGTAAAAACGGCCGCAGCAGATCTGCTGCCATCTGCACTGCCTACTTGATGAAGCACCAAAATCTCAGCCTGAAGGATGCCTTTGAG ATTGTGAAGATGGCCAGGCCGGTAGCAGAGCCCAATGTTGGCTTTTGGTCCCAGTTACAAAAATATGAAGGGCATTTACAAATGCAGCATCAGATGGATCCTTCTCGAAAAATAACTTcgcaataa